AATTGCAAAACAAGGAACCCCATGTAGCGCTTTTAATAGCTTTTTTACAGCTGCTTCAATATGCAGACGCGCATTTAAACCACCTACCCCAACGGTTTTTGGTTCATTACTATAGGCACATACTCAAATTCAATAACAATCCTGCTACGCCAGATCAAGCTTACTTACACTTTTTATTGAACCCTAATTATGAATTTGCTTTCATACCAGAAGGGAGCCGTTTGATTGCCAAGAATCCGCTAAATGACGAACAAATTTTATTTGAGATCAAGAGAAATATAACCATTCATAGAGCTAAAATTAAGCAGATTAGCAGCTTATTCCCTAAGCAAAGGTCTGATAAATCAGCGCATACAGCCATAGAGCTAGCTGCTATTACTTATGCCAATGAGCAATTAAAGAAATTGCCTTTTCAATTATTTCCTGTATTACAAAACGAAGAATCGGAAAAACCCCATTATCAGGTAGCTACCTTGCTTGCTTCTCCTCTGTTTTATCTTGCTGAAGGCCTACGCTCCATTCAGCTGAAATGGAAATTTACAGCTGAATCTTTTCAAGCGTTCTTGGGTAAGCATACCGATAAAGATAGCGCTATTTACTTAGCAAGGTTAAGTAGTATACTTCATAGTTCGGCATCCATACAAGTTACCACCAAAATGGGATGGTTTGGAATAGCAGCGGAAGCCGTTACCCTGCAATGGATAGAAGAAGCCTATTGCCTCCATATGGTTGTTGCTTTAGGTCAAGAAGTGCCTGCTATAAGCAAACTACCAGCTGAGTACCGAGGTTCCCTATTCAACCCTGCTATGCCTGCTTTAGCCATTGTTATACCTGCTGGGGTATCCATTACAGACTTATCCCTGTTTAATGCATTACTACTCGAAAGAATAGATATAAAAGTATGTGTGCAGAATTATCGGGGGCTTATACTTCAGAATCAACTGGGTATCATTGATAATAGCCAAATAATCGAACCTTTTGGTCCTTTACCTAAAATAGATAGTAGTTTTTATATAGGGAGTGGAGAAATCTTTGCTAAGCCTATAACTTCCTTAAAGATAGACATCAAATGGGAGAATATTCCTAATACAGAAGACGGCTTTAAGCATTATTATGATGGTTATCCCACTAAGGTAAATAACGAAGATTTTAAGGTAAATATTTCCTACTTAAACCATCAACATTGGAACCCAACTCCTGCCTCTAATAGGCAACATATACCCCTTTTTCAGGTAACAAAATGCAGTAGGGGGATAGAGCGTTTAGATAGCTATAGAAACATACGTACCATTGATATCGCTCCATTAAACATTACAAAAGCCCAGGAGCCATTAGACTTATTCACGTATAATCCTAAAACTATAGCTGGTTTTTTAAAATTACAATTAAGTGGGCCAGCGCAAGCTTTTGGTCATGCTATTTATCCTAGTTTATTAAATAAGGTATTGGTACACAACGCACAACAAAAAAAAGCTTCGGGATCCCTGCTTGTATTAAATGAACCCTATACCCCCCGTATTAAAGCTATTACAGTTGATTATGAAGCTGAGGAAACCATTGCATGCACCCCATCATCTGGAGAAGTAACGGAGCAGCATGGCAATAGTTTTTTTCATATTTCTTCTTTTGGTTATGTAAAGGTACTACCTAGCAATGGAGATACCGCTCCTACCTTGCTCCCTTTGATAGAAAAGGAACAGACCTCTATTGCTTTTGGTATAGCAGATTTAAACAGTACGAGCTGTTCCATGCATATAGCTATGGGAGAAGAGCCACTTGGTCTAGATCAAGCCATTCAGCCACCCAGCTGGTTTTATTTAAGCAGCAATCGTTGGTTGCCCTTAAAGGAAGCTATCGTAGTAGATGGCACCAATGGATGTAGCCAATCTGGTATCATTGTTTTTGATTTAGGAAAATTAGTTCGTCCTGCTACGAAAGATAACACCCTTATGCCAGCTGGGTTAATTTGGATTAAGGCACAATTTTCAGAGGAACCAGCACGTTTAACACCTATAATGGCTGTTTACCTGCAAGCCGTCGCTGCCTCAAGGGTAATGGATAAGCAGGGTGTATTTGCTGCGCCCATACTGCCGCCCCATAGCATCCTACAGCTTCAGCATCCTATAGAAGGCATTGATGCTGTTACGCAGCCTATTCAAACCTTTGGGGGGCGTCAATTTGAAAACCATCAAGCTTTTTATAGACGGGTCAGCG
Above is a window of Candidatus Cardinium hertigii DNA encoding:
- a CDS encoding baseplate J/gp47 family protein, producing the protein MNIQKKFNILFNRTGTCQAERLLPELIENDLLISDKKLSDYLRFIYLYSDLLVYYDTNNQPMQANVWRKFLEQDDTVMCALILHTNIDRIKGRIQKKISLLRSNSTSMVDHKQWIPILETARDLVILLNYWHKNLPNEDIVRVKLDTVVHEVLNNHISILYKLLHYSGKNHGRQPFIDFCLFLEEHCAHTSLWKLNRALIYNEAGEVHPDDSQVIDSMDDFFDASFNTVYQLKELASNNYLHTLQLQNKEPHVALLIAFLQLLQYADAHLNHLPQRFLVHYYRHILKFNNNPATPDQAYLHFLLNPNYEFAFIPEGSRLIAKNPLNDEQILFEIKRNITIHRAKIKQISSLFPKQRSDKSAHTAIELAAITYANEQLKKLPFQLFPVLQNEESEKPHYQVATLLASPLFYLAEGLRSIQLKWKFTAESFQAFLGKHTDKDSAIYLARLSSILHSSASIQVTTKMGWFGIAAEAVTLQWIEEAYCLHMVVALGQEVPAISKLPAEYRGSLFNPAMPALAIVIPAGVSITDLSLFNALLLERIDIKVCVQNYRGLILQNQLGIIDNSQIIEPFGPLPKIDSSFYIGSGEIFAKPITSLKIDIKWENIPNTEDGFKHYYDGYPTKVNNEDFKVNISYLNHQHWNPTPASNRQHIPLFQVTKCSRGIERLDSYRNIRTIDIAPLNITKAQEPLDLFTYNPKTIAGFLKLQLSGPAQAFGHAIYPSLLNKVLVHNAQQKKASGSLLVLNEPYTPRIKAITVDYEAEETIACTPSSGEVTEQHGNSFFHISSFGYVKVLPSNGDTAPTLLPLIEKEQTSIAFGIADLNSTSCSMHIAMGEEPLGLDQAIQPPSWFYLSSNRWLPLKEAIVVDGTNGCSQSGIIVFDLGKLVRPATKDNTLMPAGLIWIKAQFSEEPARLTPIMAVYLQAVAASRVMDKQGVFAAPILPPHSILQLQHPIEGIDAVTQPIQTFGGRQFENHQAFYRRVSERLRHKNRAISAWDYEHMILEKFPAIYRVKCLNHTLRHANSMVQPGCITFVVIAKRKHGAIGMFPKANRQLLTEIKTYLQSITTPFVQCAVVNPMYEDIKVNVTVKFNTGYEKGLFLNLLQKDLRQFLSPWLFDPSADMLLGGDMPASKIIDFINSRSYIEGIGNFSIFKYVGSGADLKLDKISNYDSYLRPSYPWSIMISAKNHNIESVDTFDSTAQLRHGSVGDMAIGEDFIIGPFDNTNTQLEESGAYQDLDILIPSLEEHYLVTQKHIRTDHGYYE